One genomic region from Indicator indicator isolate 239-I01 chromosome 7, UM_Iind_1.1, whole genome shotgun sequence encodes:
- the ZFAND4 gene encoding AN1-type zinc finger protein 4 yields MANKKEPPFFNEDNMGPFHYKLPFYETMELFIETLTGTCFELRVSPFETVISVKAKIQRLEGIPVSQQHLIWNNTELKDDCCLNDYNISEGCTLKLVLAMRGGPINTRRVPVEDPIREMAEYMDPTRDEVWEKGTSNKQVTFLVYREGDQLNFFRVVDRGDGTLTPLSESLSGGSVYNLYADDEDETETSPSGQQIIENSITMNKMKLLKAKMENMNLSKKPKKTVKVKPRPPVAPRPSSGSVAAARHRFLRVVPHIGQPCLPLPGNSYHSESSQNSLSALATLATAGRTMPSTANDFLKEDDTWQSSSWSQSVSSIRLPPKISRVELENAKLPTNSISTPVSSLPANAEKASENVTSTNEEDAVLFPNLTNVELYGTEEKLLPETDAFALFTEASTTEQCSEIYDIGKMNSELELSDGDEESKIIEQHRKPISKVLSTAAMGAGLLSTRELSPQKNLLLSPLRYSTQVARHSSLKPQTQPKCFEAGNLRSTASPNVFRSLEVHSIADSSCSRTTRFHNVKVESLGKRPDVIPKAEARDITDVANKASKEPVSSLSNLGFLASLARSTNRESLQSSCGTGRFRTSGIALPTNLHHLQEESFRKTAPPKEATEYIISAHGLGMNGSIAAVGKRVGEATRLPPVNGSIQAKKKITKHCFLCGKKTGLATSYECRCGNNFCATHRYAETHTCTYDYKSAGRRYLQETNPVVSAPKLPKI; encoded by the exons gtaTTCCTGTCTCTCAGCAGCATTTAATTTGGAATAATACAGAATTGAAGGATGACTGTTGTTTGAATGATTATAA CATTTCAGAAGGTTGCACTCTGAAATTAGTTCTTGCTATGCGAGGCGGACCTATTAACACTAGAAGAG TTCCTGTGGAAGACCCTATCAGGGAAATGGCTGAATACATGGATCCCACTAGAGATGAGGTCTGGGAGAAAGGGACATCCAACAAGCAAGTTACCTTCTTAGTCTATCGAGAAGGAGATCAGTTGAATTTCTTCCGTGTGGTAGACCGGGGAGATGGCACTTTAACACCATTATCTGAATCTTTGAG tggtgGTTCAGTTTATAATTTATATgctgatgatgaggatgagacAGAGACATCGCCATCTGGCCAACAGATTATTGAGAATTCAATTACAATGAATAAAATGAAACTGCTCAAGGCAAAGATGGAGAACATGAATCTGAGTAAAAAG CCTAAGAAGACTGTGAAGGTGAAACCTCGTCCTCCAGTGGCTCCTCGACCATCCAGTGGCTCAGTGGCTGCTGCTCGTCACCGGTTTTTAAGAGTGGTCCCACATATTGGACAGCCTTGCCTACCTCTTCCTGGGAATTCATACCACTCAGAGTCTTCCCAAAACTCACTTTCAGCCTTGGCTACTTTGGCCACTGCGGGTAGAACAATGCCATCCACGGCTAATGACTTTCTTAAAGAAGATGACActtggcagagcagctcttggTCTCAGTCAGTTAGTAGCATCAGATTACCACCGAAAATATCTCGTGTTGAATTAGAAAATGCAAAACTACCTACAAATAGTATTTCAACTCCTGTTTCATCTCTGCCAGCAAATGCAGAAAAGGCATCTGAAAATGTGACCTCAACAAATGAAGAGGATGCTGTTTTGTTTCCAAATCTAACAAATGTAGAACTAtatggaacagaagaaaaacttttACCTGAAACAgatgcttttgctttgttcacagaagcAAGCACCACTGAACAGTGTAGTGAGATATATGACATAGGAAAGATGAACTCAGAACTTGAGCTGTCTGATGGAGATGAAGAGTCTAAGATTATAGAGCAGCATAGGAAACCTATTAGCAAAGTGTTGAGCACTGCAGCAATGGGGGCTGGTCTTCTCAGCACTCGTGAATTAAGTCCTcagaaaaatctgcttttgtCACCTCTTCGGTATTCGACACAAGTGGCACGTCACAGTTCTCTGAAACCACAGACACAACCTAAATGCTTTGAGGCTGGTAACTTGAGATCTACAGCCTCCCCAAATGTGTTTCGGTCTTTGGAAGTCCATAGTATCGCCGACTCCTCTTGTTCTAGGACTACTAGATTTCATAATGTGAAAGTAGAGTCACTTGGCAAAAGACCTGATGTAATTCCTAAAGCAGAGGCTAGGGACATCACAGATGTGGCTAACAAGGCATCCAAAGAACCTGTGAGTTCTCTAAGTAACTTAGGATTCCTGGCTTCACTGGCCCGAAGCACAAACAGGGAAAGTTTACAGAGTTCCTGTGGGACAGGCAGGTTTCGGACTTCAGGTATTGCACTGCCTACAAACCTACACCATTTGCAGGAAGAAAGCTTTAGGAAAACTGCTCCTCCAAAAGAAGCTACTGAATATATTATA tctgcaCACGGGCTTGGAATGAATGGAAGTATTGCAGCTGTAGGGAAAAGAGTAG GTGAAGCAACCCGTCTCCCACCTGTGAATGGCTCAATtcaggcaaaaaagaaaattacgAAACATTGCTTTCTTTGTGGCAAGAAAACTGGATTGGCAACCAGCTATGAATGCAG ATGTGGAAACAATTTCTGTGCAACGCACCGCTATGCAGAGACTCACACCTGCACCTACGACTATAAGAGTGCTGGGCGAAGATATTTGCAAGAGACCAATCCTGTTGTTAGTGCACCAAAGCTTCCCAAAATCTAA